GCACAAAGCTTGGGTGGTATGCGCGCCGAGCAATTCGTCTGGGCGCGAGATGGCGTGCTCGACTTCGTTCCCAGCGTACGGTTACTACCTTCCCAATGCAGGCCTTATCCCATGATTCCGGCTGTAAAGATACGCAGTTGTGGTCGTTGATTGTCTTGGGCCGCTCTTTGCCATTGTCTTGTGCGGTTGATCGATCTTGGGCCGAGCGAAGCGAGGAGCATATACTGCATGTTAATACGCGCCTCCAGATCCTTCTTGATCACGACAACCTCGCTACGTAGCTGAGAGTCTGCTTACATGGTAGACGTCCTATGAGAGGCCTCGAAGCTCTCAGCGATTCCTCGGAGACTCCGAGGGAGCTGAAATAGACGTGCTCGCACTGGGAGTATTGTAAAGGTCTGAACTGAGATCTTGAACACCTGTGGCTTGCCTGATGCTCAGCATAGACGCTCTAAGCACGGTCGAGATATACGGCGTGCATCTGGTCGATGTTGCAGGTTCTCAATGGAAAGTTGGAAACAGGAATTCGAACGGAAGTCGTGGAGTCGTTTCTCGTTGTTCAACCTTCCGAACCTCCTCTGAGAATCGGGGTTGTGGGTAAAGCAGTCCAGCGTGTGCTGCCTTACGACAAGCAAACAGTGTATGAGCGCAGAGTGGTGGTAGTTGGACAGATTCGAGGAGAGAGATATGGCTCAATGCCAAGAATGAAATGCTGACTCCGCCGCGATACCGCATTGAGCAAGCCGCATCGTCCCTGCATGGGACATGAATCGAGCGTCATCGCCAGTCGTGGACGTTGCTGATGCTCATGCGACCAACTCATAGATGTTGACGTTCATGTTTCCACGATCTCCTAGTCTTGTGCTCAGTTTGCTGATCGAAGCGTACGCTCATCCCATAGCTATCCGTGCATCACTCCTGGCCTCGAAAGTCAACCTGTCCCCGCCCCCGCAGTCGTGAACAGCACAGCGCGGCTGCTTCAGGATGGCTACTCAAGCTCACTGTGCTTTCTGCTTTGATACCCTCGCAGTATCATTCGAGCGCAGGAAACCCCTCACTCTCGCGCAGACGGAAGAGCTGTGGGAGCGATATCACGCGAGCAACGATGAGGACCCCTCAGAagtcgaggatgacgacgatgccgaGATGACCGATGTAGACGGCGACGAGGCGGCGCCAACTTCGACCAAACGGACTGCCATCTCACGATTGCTAAACAGAGAACCCGCGAGAAGCGCCggcagctcgagcagcagcctgcCCAGCGCACAGAGTGGGAGCAGCGGGGGAAGCAGCAAGAATGCTTCCGGCACAGCAACACCAGCGAGTTCCATGAGCTCCACATCAGACGTGACGGGAGGCGCGAGGAAAGGCGAGGAGCATCCTCTTTTCATCACATGGAATACCGTGTCTCGAAGCGGCCACAAGAGCCTAAGAGGCTGCATCGGCACCTTTGAGGCGCAAGAGCTGGAGTATGGGCTCCGCTCATATGCTCTCACCTCGTGAGGCACGTCCCAGCCCTACCTCGATCCAGCTGACTCAAGCTCTCACTCGCTGTAGGGCCTTCGAAGACACGCGATTCTCTCCGATCCCCTCCTCCCTCCTCCCGAGCCTATCCTGCGAGGTCACTCTCCTGACCAatttctcctctccttcgaGCGACCCTCTAGGTTGGACCCTTGGCAAACACGGTATCCGCATATCCTTCACATATCATGGCAGAAGATACGGCGCGACATATCTACCCTCAGTGGCTGTAGAGCAAGAGTGGACGAAAGAAGAGACGTTGATATCCTTGATGCGCAAGGCCGGCTACAATGGAAGCTCGAGTTCATGGGAGCGGGTATGGCGAGATGGCAGAGGAGAGCTGGTGACTTATGAGGGGAAGAAGGTTGGGCTGGGATATAAGGAATGGAAAGAATGGAGGGACTGGGCAGAAGAGAATCGGTAGGACGAGTCGAGCTGCGTGGTAGACACAGAAAGAATTTGGGGTTTGCACGGGACATGACAGAGGGGCTGGAATACCAAGGGGTAATCAAGAGATCTTCCATACACTGGGCAAGGTAGTCCAGCAAAGAGCCGGGACGGCATAATGAGAGACGATAGACGTGCAATGCGAGGACATTTCATGCAAGCCAGTCTGTAGATGAGAAACACCACCCGACTGAGCAAAGCTTTTCCGAAGACTGGACAATTCCGAACCGAAACAGCTGATTCAAAATCCAACGGACCTTCCACAGTCGCTCGGAGAGATCGCTAGCAACCTCTGGTGGAGACCCGACTCGACATGGACTGGACCTCTGGCGCTCGAATGAAAATAAGTTTCACTTGCGCTCAGATGTCGGAGCATTGGTTGAAAGGCGAACGGTGGAGCGGAGCTGCAGGTTGAAATATTCAGGCTCGTGAAGGAAGCAATAGAATCAGTGGCATTTTTGGTACACCTTTCTCTGCAGAATATGAAGAATCGCGGACTGGAGCCTGATCGCAGCGTAGATTGGTTTCCGCTAGTCGAGCCGAGGAACAAAGCTTGATGACCTTTCGTCGTGAGGACTATCCCATCAGAGCAACCCTCTGAAATTTTGATAACCCTTTTATCTGCACTCGGTCGATTTCGAATCGGGCCTGATAAGCCGTCTCGGACATCTGGCTCAGGCTCTACCCAGACGTTGATGTTCGCTTCGGGTTCTCTTCTGTGGTCTTGTAAACATTTGTAGACTTGTGGAGCAGCCTCATCTGTCATCATGTTAGCCTTTGGGCTGGACCTAGCGATCTCACTCGCTTGGGTACATCGCACGTGGATTACCTCCAAGTTTGATTTGCTTCAGTGGCTCTTCACAGGGCGTGCCCCCCTGCCAAGCCATCGATCGTTTGAAAGTTGCGCGAAGGAGACCTTTGACCTCTTCTCCAAAcgcagctgcttcttccgCCGATCTGTTTCGATGTGCCACTAAAGTCCGGTCGGTTGGGCGCGTGCGAGCCGCGAAGTGCAAGCCATCTAGCACGTCGCGAGGTTTTTGatcttgcttcttcttctgattTCGATGAAGCATCCGTACGAGCGGGCCGACATCTTTTGCCAACTCGCCAGCATTGTTGTACAACAAGAATAGGTCTTGGGATATCGCCAGCTTCGACAGTGCTTTGCAGACTTTCAGCAGCCTGAAGATTTTCATCAGGCTCGTCCTCGATCTGCACAGACCCTGGACGTGAAAGGCATTGAGGTACTGTGTAGACTCTCCGATGTCAATCACAAACCACGAAAAGGAACCGAAGTCAAAGTACGGCTGAAGCACGAACTCATTGCAGCCATACAATACCGGAGTGGCTTCTTCGCGAACAAGCTGGCACGTCGCGATGATGTTGGGCTGCAGCTTTGGCTTGTAGCTATAGCGTGGCCAAAAAGTCCACGGTCTGTCACCGACCAGCAGGTGCTCGTATACGAGTAGTCTGAGCTCAGCTGGAAGGTCCAGGAATGGAAAGTGCTTCTTCGTGTCCACGCGGTGTAGCTTGCTGGTGCTTGCCGTCAATTCAGCGGCTGGTGGAGGTTGATGTTGGCTGGCTAAAAGCGCCGAGACAGGGGCGCTGTCGCTCGCCATGCCGTTCTGATGTTGGTCTTCGTTCACCACAGCTGCAAGTTGCACACGTGATCAACGCCGGGGCGATTATGGTCTTATGGTGTTGCGGTCAAAGTTTTGATGAGATGGGAAGTTGTCTGAACGGGGGCACGACAATATGGTCGCAACAGGGAGCCGTGAGTAAAGTGAAGTGAAAGTGAAGCGGGGACCGCCCAGCGGTCTGGCGAGCACACTGCTTCACATGGAGCTCAGCATCAGTTATAGAAGCTACAAACGGGCGTCAGCGCGCAGTCGCGAAAGAAGAGCGACCTCCCCACTTGCGGGCCTTCCACTGCATTGCGAAGCACCTGATAGTCTGCTTCCAGCGACCTGTCGTCCTTCCTCCATGCCCGCCTCCTTCTCTGTCGCTTTGTCAACGGAGACGAAAATGGATCAGCTCTCCAGAGCGATCACGGCGAGTAGAGAAAAGCAGGAGACATGTTGTTAGGGGCCACTACGTCTTGACTACATGAGCAGTTCCGTGCACCTACAAAGAGCCAATATTCTACCAGAGATCGAGCGAACGAATCGGACACGACAGCGCTGAGATCTGAAGCCGAGCTGCACTTGAACCAGCTCGATTCCTAGCAAGCTTCATGGTGCAAGCAAGGACAACACTCGCGAGGAACGTCAATAAAGGTTGATATACTTCTACGCCTGCCATAAATCCATGCCGTCCAAGGCAAAGGAATGCTTCCTCGGGATGTTCGCCAGAACCTGGCAGTCGCTTCTCCAAGCTCTTTACTCGTTGTGGACGATGGCATATCCAAGCTCATCAATCTCAACCACAACCAGCCACAACGAGTCCCCCGGACCCAAGCACGCGCTCGGCCAAAGGACCAGCCTCTCCCACGTTCATCTTTCTTATCGTCACCCTTCCCAGATAATGCTTCGCACAACTCTCAAGCTTGAGACTTCCCCCAGTGCGGGTTCTCCGCGGATTCGTCATGAGTATTCTTCCAATATGGATTCTCATTCGCAGTCTCGTTCTCGGCACGCTTGTCGGCGAGACTCACAGGTCCACTTGCCTCCTTCCAATATGGGTTCTGTTTGGAGCCCGCATGCGTGTCATTCCAGTACCGATTACCGGTTTTACCACCATCCTCTCGCGAAATGAGCATTACCGGGGGCGACTTCCAATATGGGTTCTCCGTGGAGCCCGCGTGTGTATCATTCCAGTAGCGATTTCCAGCCTTACCGCCATCGTTTCGCGAAATGGGCATCACAGGAGGCGACTTCCAGTACGGATTTTCCTTCGAGCCAGCATGTGTATCATTCCAATAACCATTGCCAGTCTCATTGCTTTCCCCTCGCGGAATGAGAACCACGGGCGGTGATTTCCAGTATGGATTCTCTTCCGAGTCAGCATGTGTATCATTCCAGTATCGAGTGTCCGAAGACGAATTCGCCTTGTCCTCCTCACGTGTGATCAGAATCATAGGTTTGTTTCCAGATTTCCAGTACGGATTGCCTTTCAATCCTTCGTGCGTATTGTTCCAGTAGGGATTGGAAGACGCAGTTTTGTCGTCATCGGAACGAGTGACGAGCACGACTGGTTGACTGGCAGCCTTCCAGTATGGATTCTCCTTTGATCCAATATGAGTATTGTTCCAGTACGTGTTGTTTCGCCAATAAGGAGCAGCAAAAACGCTGATGGCGCTCGTGCTGAGCAATGTGAAGGTTGTGAACTTCATGGTTGATGATCGAAGGGAGTGTTGGTATGTTGCGGTCGACCTGCGACGCACTGGATAAGACTGAGAAGTGAAAGTGGCCTTGACTGACTTGAAGTGGAAGCAGTCGAGCTCGTattcgagctatataccctTTCCACGTTTCGACGACGCATTCTACACTATGCAGAGATGAGCCACTCGAAACAGATCTGAAGTCTCCGACTGCATTTCGGTGTCTCTATTTGCTCTTCCTGAATGGACTACGTCCTATAATGTCTCATTGTGCCTATCAGAACACCACGTCGAAAAGACCGATATGAGGTCTATCGCAGCGCATAGACAATTGAGCGGTAGGACGTTACCACACCATTGGCATCTATCCCAGAGATCACACAAAGCTGGCCCGCTAGGCTGATCGTCCAGAAGCAGAGTCCTACAGTTCGGAGAGATGCTATCTACTTTGATGTCACCTAGCTTCCAGGATCAGCTTCTGCTCCCAATGATGATTGCCAAACAGCACACGCATGTTTTGATTGGGTTGATGGGATCGCACCGGCATTGTCTTCTGCGCACGCTATGAAATCATGTCTTGCAGAGTTCGGAACATTCCGATACCAACCGTAGTCCACTGATGCCCGTCTACGAAACTCCTGCTCACTCAACATGGGCTTGAGATGTCAAATAGCGTTTAATGCCTTACAAGATGCCCACCATCGTTGAATGACAATTGTTTGTGGCACTTCTCAGAGCCCCATAAACCATGTGTCCATTTGACCCCTAATCATTGGCCTGTCGAAAAGGACCGATCAACAAAACTCTCAAAAGTCCGAACGCAAGCATCTACGGTTCCGTCATTGGTGTTAACTAGTTGTCGTGCTTCGGGAGGACACTCGCGGTGACCTTTCGGCCAAATGTCCGAGCACTAAAGAACCTGGCCTCCAGTGTCACAGATAGTCAAGACAGTTACGGTTCCCCAGCCACGTGTAGGTACACCTTGGTTCCATAGGACACACTCTCACATCGACGGGCTTGCAGCAGTAGGAATTTTGTGGTCTCACACATGCTTCGTAGCGTAGAAGAATGAGCGCACGGTTGTTTATTGCTTTGTATAGGTTTTGTTCGACTCGGATTTATTGTTCTGTTCAAAGTCTTACCTGACGTGCACGATCGTATTCTTCGCAGCCACGAGTCGCATTTGCAGACGTTGTATGCTGCCAGTGTTTCGCTAGCTGTTAATACCCGTCTAGGCATACGATGATAAGTCTCATATAATCAATTTGTGGCGGCTGAACGCTTGTGAAATGATCGAGCAGTCCTCTGTATTAGAAACCTTTGCGAACCAGCATTTTCTGAAACTAGTAAGCGATTCTTCAAAACTATGCCTTTCGTCTCGCCCGCCAGCATAGAATTCAAAGAGCAAAGTGTCTAAGCGAACCACCACATAATGTGAGAGGCTACTAAACGAGTCCTGTTAGTTGAATCATCATAGATATAAAATATCGGCTACTAAGCTGGCTTAGTCTCTAGATCAGGCTAGGACAGAAGTCGTCCAGCAAGCAATATCCCGGTGTTTTCAGGAGAGCTTATAGGACGAAGCGACCCTTGCATATGTTCCAAGAGCCAAAGCCCAGGGGACGACACTAATGTAGCGGGACTTTCCATGTCCTTGACGTAGCTTTATAGGTCCCTGAAGTACTACATGTATGCAGTGGAAACAAGCTACCAGTCATTGCTTGTCTTGTCTTTGCTATCCGCAGGGAGCTCTTACGCCAACAAGACATGGTCAGACTCTTAACTGCTCAACCTATTCGCTGGATTGATCGAATGTCGGCAAGACACCGATTCTTATCGATGTAGGCAGGATTTGCGCATCCTCTACACCAAGTTCGACCCACGATCTTGTCGCACTCAGTGCGAGGTGCGGCCATTCGAATGTGGAAATCATCTAGCAGGCCTATGCTCCAGTAGATAGAGTCCCCGGCCGCGTTTCTGAACGAACAATGTCGGTCCGATGTTGTGCCTTGGGATTGATTTAATGGCATTTTAGAATTTCGTCATATCTGTGAACTGGGCGGAGTTCTACCTATTGTACATCAACCACATCCTGCCCAGAGATTTCATGCTTTCTCCAAGCCATTTTTCTACCGACAGCTTGTCTATGAACGTAGCGTAGGAATGTCCTGGCTCGAGAACAACGAATAGCAACTTTCGACAGGAATCAGTCAACTTCCTCGTCTGTCCAACACATACATCGTCGCATTAGCAACATCTATCATTATACACAACCGCGCCGAACCGTCGCTATTCCAAACTCatgcgccttcttctccttgcttCATGAAGCGCACTGCGTCTCTCCACCAACATCACTCCCCCGTCAACCAATCATATCATCCCTCATTCCACAACAACGCTTCCCTCTAGAAACGTTCTCGCGTAGCATTCGTCACAGTCCCATTCCACAGCGAGCCATGTCCGTGTCCGCCACCGCTTCGCCTCTCAAACTTCAAACTCGGTTTCTTCGTCGCTTTCCAGAACGAAGTCCCATCTGAGCCAGCACGCGTATCGTTCCAGAACGGGTTGCCAGTTCCATTGCCATCATGTCGAGCAAAcaaaagaaagaaggagaggtaGAGTTCCAAGGCCCTCCGTTTGTGTTGTTCCAGTGCCCGGAAGCATGCTTATTCTTATCGTTGGAGCGAGTGAAGAGCATTACTGGTTTCAGCGCAGGGTCTGCTTGTGGGTTGCCATTGGTGCTGTTCCagtcggtggtggtgtttgAGTGAGAAGTTTCGTTCGAGTGGCGTTCATGAAGGTTCTGGTAAGGAGCAGCAGAGACGCTGACAGCGCTCAAGCCCAAAAAGGCGACGATGCTGATCTTCATGGTGTGGGAATTGCTGTGAATGCCGTGCCTTCGGGGTCGTGCGTGCCATTCACTTTAGGCTACGCGGGAACGTGGTGGTTGAATGGTAATGAAAGCGATCGATCAAGGTGCTGGGCGCATTGTTCTTATACACTGTCCTTATCATCGAGGTCCCGTTGGGTATGGTGGAATCTTTCGCCATTTGCAGACCCAATTCGAACTCCTCTCTGGTCCCATCTCGGTCGTTCTCCGCCTATCCATCTCGCACGTTCGATCTCCTGTAGTAAGACATCTCCATCGCACACCGAATAGTAGAGATGGAGACAGAGCACCACGTTCAAATCTCGGTCTTGGAAAGACATGCAAACAGTGTCTCCTGCCAGAGAAGAAACACGGCGAATGGTAGGTAGTGTCGATGTCCAATCAGTGTCCTTGCTCAAGTGCTATCAGTTCGTCGTGAAGCAGCGTGCGAGGGCTTGGAAGCAAAAAAGTTGCCATTGAGGTGATGTTCCACCATTTCCCTTTTCGAGGTCTGTTGTTGGTTGCAGTCGCTCCAACAGGCGCTGGCGTAACTTCGGAACTGACCACTTGAGTATGATCGGCATTGCCCCGAGCACTGGAGGTATAGCGCCGTTGTGGGGAAGAAACCTATTGTGACGACACTGATATCTCTCGCATGGTGAAGGTGAGGCATCCGATTGGACAATTGCACTTCGTCGAAGTGGCAGCACCTACTTAGCGATGTTAGCAAGAACTGATGACAGTGTTGAGACACAAACTACCGATAAGCCAGCATTGTAGCAGTGGCCCCGAGGTCGTGTCGGTCGTGTTGCACTTGCTTCTAATTGCTTGACTCGTGGCTTGTCGTGCTTGTGCGAATATGTTTGCAACGATGTCGGCTGCGGTGGAGTGTTCGGCCCTCGATTCGAAGCGCAACTTCTTGCTTGAGAACTCGTACCATTTATCTCGAAAGCGTGCAATTTCGCTGATTGTGAAGGCAGTCAGGCTGGCACATTCTTGGCCTCGGAAACGCCTGGAGGGTGAAGTGCATTTGAAAAGGACTTGCAGTGCTCGTATGTCTGGATGTTTCTCTGCGGATGTAGACGACGACAGCAATCGCTTTCCAGCAAGCCCCAGAGAAGCAGCCGAGGGCTGTGCTGGCACGCCAGCGCTGGTGTCAGTGTGAATATGTTCTGCAAAAATCGTGTGTTCCTGGTAGTTCTTTGTCGGGTTGCAGAGTGCCGAACCATCGGAATATCAGTTGAGGACCAGCTCATTCACTGTGTGAAGGATTCAGGGACCTTGAAAGACTCTTGTGTTGAGCAGTCACAGAAGGAAATTCCACATGATACGTGTACACAGCCAGAACGATCTTTTGGACGGAGGCCTTCAAGGCAAAGCCGATTCAGAATGCAGTATCATCGCAATGGCAGCTTCCACTTTGGTGACTTTCGCATGATCACTGCAGGTGTCTCTGAGCTCGCAACAACGGCCTGAAACGGAGACCATTGTGTTCAAGCAGCAAATCGGGTGACGCGCATCAGTCCTGGGTAATAGCAGACTCCTTTGCAAACAGTTCCGCGCCAGCGAAATCCTTCGAAGCCGCAGCTCATGAGATCGTTTAGCATTGCCATTTCCTCGATCATTACTGTGAGCGTTGTGCAGCGCTTCGTTGAAATGTGATCACCGATGAGAGTTGCATGCCAGTTTGGATAGCGGTCAAGGCATTGGGGTAATGTATCGTCAAGTCTATGATCACATCAATTCCGCAATTGTCGCGGCCTTTTGAAAGCCAGCCTCAAGACAGGTTCCGCGGGCGCAGACTGTTTCTACCTTCCCTTGAACTCCggctttctcttctccccaAATGCTTTCAATGCCTCTGTCCTGTCAGTCGTCGGGAGCACGAGATCATAGGCAGCATTCTCGCTGGCCTCGCCGTTCTCCCATCCACTCACAGCCTGCATGGCAGCACGAATAGCGACTGGTCCACCTTCGCAGATTGTCGTGGCCATTTCCACTGCTTGTTCAAAGACCTTCCCACGTGCAACTCCTGCACCGTTCTTGATCTCATCTTCTGTGATCTGTACAATCCTGTCTGCCAGCCCGATGAAATATGCCTCCTCGCCCGAGATGCGTCTTCCGGTTAGAATCATGTCTCGCGCTCTGCTGGCTCCAATGATTGCAGGAAGACGGTAGGTCCCTCCTGCACCGGGGATGATGGCCAAGCGCGTCTCTGGCAGGCCGACCATTGCCGTCGAAGCCATGACGCGGAAGTTGGTGCACAGAGCAAGCTCGAGACCTCCGCCGAAGGCGGTGCTGCTGATGGCGGAGATGGTGGGGATGGGGAGGGTGGAGAGGCGGGAGAAGGTGTTTCGGAGAGTGGAGAGGAAATGGCGGGTGCTGCATTGGTGAGTTCTACAGATCTATGTCGTCTGCTCTGCATGCGGGACATACTCTTCCTCGGTGAAGGTGAGGCGTTCCTTCAAGTCGGCGCCGGCACAGAACGCATCGTCGCTCTCCGAGGTCAGAATGAGCGCTCTCGTCGAGCCCTTCGCGCCCTCGCTGTGCACCTGATCCACGACGCCCTTCAGCTCGGCGAGCAGCTGGCGAGAGATGGCATTGCGCGCCTTGGGCCGGTTCAGCGACACGACGGTGATTTCGCCCGTGTGCGGggcggcgatggaggagatttTGACGGGCGACGCCAGGGAGCTGTACCTCCGACGACTACATGACAGCAGACGTTGGCATGGCCTCGCGGAGATGGCAAAGGACATGGCGGGTGGGAATGAATGATAGGAAGCTCTCCAGCTGCTTCACTTCGGCCATGGCATGTCCACACAAGCCCTGCCAATCCCGCGACGCAGGAACGAACCGAGCCGGCGGAGATCGACAAGTCTTATCTCCAACTCCATCCAATCACTCACGCACGCCTCCCTGCTCCGCGCGTGCAAGGGACCGCGAAACATGGCGTCGGATGACTGTTGCCGCGCCGACTGACGATGACTGGATGACCTCGTGCCTCGGACTGCATCAACGGTGATCGAAATGCACATTACTGCGAGCCGATGCAACCGACcgacgccagcagcagcaatctaGGAGAGCTACGACGGACGCTGCTACCGAACAGGAAGGTTGCTCAggctctgctgcagcatggaAAGCGTATATGATGGCCTGGCTGGCCACCTCGATGAGCTGAAGGCCATTGCCGACAAGATGCCTTCCATTCGCACTGCCTCGCGAGTGGCGCTCTccggtgttgctgctgctcagtcTGTGCTGGGCTTTATGCAGAGTCCAGTGGAGAGACAAGATGTGTTTGCAGCTTCCGCCACTTGCAACAACCCGCAGCTCTCGTGCCAGAATACCACAGCACAGAATGATCTTTGCTGTTTCAATTCTCCAGGCGGCGCTCTGCTCTTGACACAGTTTTGGGATACGGATCCGGTTGTTGGGCCTGCTGATAGTTGGACTGTGAGTGTTGGATGTGGAGTCGTGTGGAGGGCAACGCTGACGACGCATACAGATCCATGGACTATGGCCTGACAACTGCGATGGCACATATGAAGCCAACTGCGATGATCGTCGCGCTTACACCAACATTACGCAGATCTTGCAAGCAGCTGGAAAGCAGGATCTGGTTGATTACATGAACACCTACTGGCAAAGCAACTCAGGATCTGCCGAGACATTCTGGGAGCATGAGTGGGGAAAGCATGGTATGGAAAACGGAATTTGAGAAATGTTCACATGCTGATGATCTTTCAGGCACCTGCATCTCTACACTAGAACCGGATTGCTACACCGACTACAAACCAACTGAAGAAGTCCCAGAGTTCTTCCAAAAAGTGGTCGATGTTTTCAAGACTCTGCCTACCTACCAATGGCTTGGAGATGCTGGCGTCACACCCTCAACAAGCGCCACATACAGCCTATCACAAATCCAGCAAGCACTCGCCAAAAGCCACGGTGGCAAAACGCCATACATTGGCTGCCGATCTGGAGCTGTCAACGAAGTCTGGTACTTCTACAACATCCGGGGCTCAGTCCAGACTGGCGAGTTTGTTCCCATCGATACTCTCACCAAGTCCAACTGCCCGAGCAGTGGTATCAAGTACAAGCTGAAGGGAGGAAGTGGAGGCTCGCCTACTTCGACTACAACCGGTGGAGGAACCCAGCCCACCTCATCTCCCGGTACTCCTTTTGCGGGCTCGGGATTTCTCAACGTCGTCACTGGAGGCAGCCAAAAAGGTTGCATCATCTCTGCTGGAACTTGGTTCACAAGTGGCACATGCGCGACCTTcacagctgcagcttcaGGAGATGGGTTTACTCTGAAGTCATCGAAGGGAAGCTGCGGCATCTCGTCGGGAGTCTTCAGCTGTGGATCAGGCGTGCCGAGCACCATATTCACTGCAGATGGGAACACCTTGCAAGCAAGCGGATCTGGTGACTTCTCGGCGGATTCTGTGCCTAGCGGGAGCACGCAAGTGAAGGTGTATACCGGCACAGATCACTCTGTGGATGTGACGATACAGTGGCAGGGGAAGTAGAGAATCGCTGCATAGAACTAATTGACAGACCATGCCTTTGGGTACATCTGAGAAGCTAGAATCTTGTATCACAATGGTTCGCCAATCCTGCCGCCGGATTCGCTGATGAGGACCTCTTGACGACCTCCTTCAGGTCGAGGCCGCAACGAACCACGTGTTTGCTCTGCGATGAAACTCCGATAGAGTGCTAGGACTGCTCTTCGAGCAGCGAAAGAGTGCTGGCCTACCTGCTCGAATGCATTCGCAGCACCGTCGCTGTTCTGAGATCTTCTCCCAAGACACAAGCTTGACGAAAGCCACATAGGGTCTACTTCCCAACTTACTGGAAGTCAGACAGCGCGAGCATACCCTGGTCTCCGCAACCTGAGTATCCACTTCTCTGGCAGTAGATATTTTAGTGGTGGTCATAGAGTCCCATTCGATAACATTTTCCTCGCTCTGGAAGTCGATACAGTACCCCAACTGGCAAACGGGATGGGTGTTCACGAATTTGGTAACATCTTCCAAAGTGCAATACAGTCCGAGTATAGGAACGGGCCAACAGTGCAGCCGGTCGTCTTCAGCTCGCAGACGAATTGCTGTAAGCCTGAGGAGAAAGCCTTTTCGGTCGTCTCTTCGCCACTTTGAGGTCAGGCCTAATTCTTCTTCCACGGCGAAGCGCCACCGATCCATGTTGAAGCACTCTCTCGGGTCCACATTAGTCCGGACACTAGTTGGTAGCGGCAACATATCCTGCTCCAAGATGCGCAAACATTTATCGAAATCATCCTTGCTGGTCGAACACTTTCTGGAGAAGTCTTTGTCGAAGAGGTAGCGAATTTCTACTGCTGGTGCTGTGCGTGGACGGTTCCGATGATCTAAGATACCGGTACCCTCGACGTCGACCTGATGAAAAGTAAGTATGGAACTACTGTCTCAAAGGCGA
This genomic interval from Cercospora beticola chromosome 7, complete sequence contains the following:
- a CDS encoding uncharacterized protein (antiSMASH:Cluster_1~BUSCO:EOG09263ZSC), which produces MATQAHCAFCFDTLAVSFERRKPLTLAQTEELWERYHASNDEDPSEVEDDDDAEMTDVDGDEAAPTSTKRTAISRLLNREPARSAGSSSSSLPSAQSGSSGGSSKNASGTATPASSMSSTSDVTGGARKGEEHPLFITWNTVSRSGHKSLRGCIGTFEAQELEYGLRSYALTSAFEDTRFSPIPSSLLPSLSCEVTLLTNFSSPSSDPLGWTLGKHGIRISFTYHGRRYGATYLPSVAVEQEWTKEETLISLMRKAGYNGSSSSWERVWRDGRGELVTYEGKKVGLGYKEWKEWRDWAEENR
- a CDS encoding uncharacterized protein (antiSMASH:Cluster_1), whose translation is MASDSAPVSALLASQHQPPPAAELTASTSKLHRVDTKKHFPFLDLPAELRLLVYEHLLVGDRPWTFWPRYSYKPKLQPNIIATCQLVREEATPVLYGCNEFVLQPYFDFGSFSWFVIDIGESTQYLNAFHVQGLCRSRTSLMKIFRLLKVCKALSKLAISQDLFLLYNNAGELAKDVGPLVRMLHRNQKKKQDQKPRDVLDGLHFAARTRPTDRTLVAHRNRSAEEAAAFGEEVKGLLRATFKRSMAWQGGTPCEEPLKQIKLGGNPRAMYPSE
- a CDS encoding uncharacterized protein (antiSMASH:Cluster_1) yields the protein MKFTTFTLLSTSAISVFAAPYWRNNTYWNNTHIGSKENPYWKAASQPVVLVTRSDDDKTASSNPYWNNTHEGLKGNPYWKSGNKPMILITREEDKANSSSDTRYWNDTHADSEENPYWKSPPVVLIPRGESNETGNGYWNDTHAGSKENPYWKSPPVMPISRNDGGKAGNRYWNDTHAGSTENPYWKSPPVMLISREDGGKTGNRYWNDTHAGSKQNPYWKEASGPVSLADKRAENETANENPYWKNTHDESAENPHWGKSQA
- a CDS encoding uncharacterized protein (antiSMASH:Cluster_1~SMCOG1023:enoyl-CoA hydratase), giving the protein MSFAISARPCQRLLSCSRRRYSSLASPVKISSIAAPHTGEITVVSLNRPKARNAISRQLLAELKGVVDQVHSEGAKGSTRALILTSESDDAFCAGADLKERLTFTEEDTRHFLSTLRNTFSRLSTLPIPTISAISSTAFGGGLELALCTNFRVMASTAMVGLPETRLAIIPGAGGTYRLPAIIGASRARDMILTGRRISGEEAYFIGLADRIVQITEDEIKNGAGVARGKVFEQAVEMATTICEGGPVAIRAAMQAVSGWENGEASENAAYDLVLPTTDRTEALKAFGEKRKPEFKGR
- a CDS encoding uncharacterized protein (antiSMASH:Cluster_1); the encoded protein is MESVYDGLAGHLDELKAIADKMPSIRTASRVALSGVAAAQSVLGFMQSPVERQDVFAASATCNNPQLSCQNTTAQNDLCCFNSPGGALLLTQFWDTDPVVGPADSWTIHGLWPDNCDGTYEANCDDRRAYTNITQILQAAGKQDLVDYMNTYWQSNSGSAETFWEHEWGKHGTCISTLEPDCYTDYKPTEEVPEFFQKVVDVFKTLPTYQWLGDAGVTPSTSATYSLSQIQQALAKSHGGKTPYIGCRSGAVNEVWYFYNIRGSVQTGEFVPIDTLTKSNCPSSGIKYKLKGGSGGSPTSTTTGGGTQPTSSPGTPFAGSGFLNVVTGGSQKGCIISAGTWFTSGTCATFTAAASGDGFTLKSSKGSCGISSGVFSCGSGVPSTIFTADGNTLQASGSGDFSADSVPSGSTQVKVYTGTDHSVDVTIQWQGK